A portion of the Gymnogyps californianus isolate 813 chromosome 25, ASM1813914v2, whole genome shotgun sequence genome contains these proteins:
- the HYOU1 gene encoding hypoxia up-regulated protein 1, whose product MARVPCWALACLLLSCRLPGAEPVAVMSVDVGSESMKIAIVKPGVPMEIVLNKESRRKTPVAVSLKENERLFGDSALGMAIRTPKAAFRYFQDLLGKRIDNPHVALYQSRFPEHELVKDEKRQTVIFKLSQTTQYSPEEMLGMVLNYSRGLAEEFAEQPIKDAVITVPAYFNQAERRAVLQAARMADLKVLQLINDNTAVALNYGVFRRKDINATAQNIMFYDMGAGSTVCTIVTYQTVKTKDSGTQPQLQIQGIGFDRTLGGLEMELRLRDYLAKLFNDRHPSKDVRKNPRAMAKLLKEANRLKTVLSANADHMAQIEGLLDDIDFKAKVSRQEFEDLCSDLFQRVPGPVQQALSSAEMNLDGIDQVILVGGATRVPKVQEVLLKAVGKEELGKNINADEAAAMGAVYQAAALSKAFKVKPFVVRDAAVFPIQVEFTREVEEDDKSKSLKHNKRILFQRMAPYPQRKVITFNRYTDDFEFYVNYGDLSFLNQDDMRIFGSLNLTTVRLKGVGESFKKHSDYESKGIKAHFNMDESGVLTLDRVESVFETLVEDKLEEESTLTKLGNTISSLFGGGGPTPETAENLTDSVQEEEETPAETGKEEQGEKQDEKSSAEDAGEEQGEEKQPSPGQAETAPPKAESQKKEEGEKLESQDPKGNRETAKEEEPSKSSGDSTVTKTEEEKKSKAPKKQKLVHEITMELDVNDVPDLLEDELKSSMKKLQDLTVRDLEKQEREKSANSLESFIFETQDKLYQEEYQFVSTEEQREEISRKLSEASSWMEEEGYAAATKELKDKLSELKKLCRNLFFRVEERRKWPERLAALESLLNHSTIFLKGARMIPESDQIFTEVELSTLEKAINETTIWKNETLAEQNKLSPTEKPVLLSKDVELKIAALDREVQYLLNKAKFAKPKPKKENTTTKTDSGKNATATSETENTIPPTEGKQEGKPEDIGPAKEPPTAEEVAIDDVPGSDSGSKKEKKTEAGGESRKNDEL is encoded by the exons GGAGTCACGAAGGAAAACGCCCGTGGCTGTTTCTTTGAAGGAGAACGAGCGTCTCTTCGGCGATAGCGCGCTAGGAATG gcCATAAGGACTCCCAAGGCGGCATTCAGATACTTTCAGGATCTGCTGGGTAAGCGTATCGATAACCCCCACGTGGCGCTGTACCAGTCCCGATTCCCAGAGCATGAACTGGTGAAGGATGAGAAAAGGCAGACCGTTATCTTCAAGCTGTCCCA AACGACACAGTACTCTCCAGAGGAGATGCTGGGGATGGTCCTGAACTATTCACGTGGTCTGGCTGAGGAATTTGCAG AGCAGCCCATCAAGGACGCGGTGATCACTGTTCCTGCCTACTTCAACCAGGCGGAGAGGAGAGCAGTTCTGCAGGCCGCTCGCATGGCCGACTTGAAGGTGCTGCAGCTGATCAACGACAACACGGCTGTAGCGTTGAACTACGGAGTTTTTAGGAGGAAAGACATCAATGCCACCGCACAG AATATCATGTTTTACGACATGGGAGCAGGAAGCACCGTCTGTACTATTGTTACGTATCAGACAGTGAAAACTAAGGACTCAGGAACCCAACCTCAATTGCAGATCCAGGGCATTGG GTTTGACCGTACTCTTGGAGGTTTAGAGATGGAGCTTCGTCTCCGGGACTATTTGGCGAAACTCTTTAACGACCGGCACCCTTCAAAAGACGTCCGAAAGAATCCCCGGGCCATGGCCAAACTACTGAAGGAGGCCAACCGCCTGAAAACCGTCCTGAGCGCGAATGCCGACCACATGGCGCAG aTTGAGGGGCTACTAGATGACATCGACTTCAAGGCCAAGGTGTCAAGGCAAGAATTTGAGGATTTGTGCTCTGACTTGTTCCAGCGAGTCCCAGGACCTGTGCAGCAGGCTCTGAGCAGCGCAGAGATGAACCTG GATGGAATTGACCAGGTGATTCTAGTTGGCGGTGCCACACGGGTCCCCAAAGTGCAGGAGGTTTTGCTGAAAGCTGTGGGCAA AGAAGAACTGGGCAAGAACATCAATGCCGACGAGGCTGCTGCTATGGGTGCGGTCTaccaggcagctgctctgaGCAAAGCCTTTAAGGTGAAGCCTTTCGTCGTTCGGGATGCCGCTGTGTTTCCTATCCAG GTGGAGTTTACTCGTGAAGTGGAGGAGGATGACAAATCCAAGAGTTTGAAGCATAACAAGAGGATTTTGTTCCAGCGCATGGCACCCTATCCACAGCGCAAAGTTATCACTTTCAACCGCTACACGGACGACTTCGAGTTCTACGTCAACTACGGAGATCTGTCTTTCCTGAACCAGGATGACATGCG GATTTTTGGTTCTCTCAATCTCACTACCGTGAGGCTAAAGGGAGTTGGGGAGAGTTTCAAGAAGCACTCGGATTATGAATCCAAAGGCATCAAAGCTCACTTCAACATGGATGAGAGCGGAGTACTAACTCTTGACCGG GTGGAATCTGTGTTTGAGACCTTGGTGGAAGACAAGCTGGAGGAGGAGTCGACGCTGACAA AACTTGGAAATACCATCTCAAGCCTGTTTGGGGGCGGTGGCCCTACGCCAGAGACTGCAGAGAACCTGACAGACTCGGTTCAG GAAGAAGAAGAGACCCCAGCAGAAACAGGTAAAGAAGAGCAGGGGGAGAAACAAGATGAGAAAAGCAGTGCAGAAGATGCCGGCgaagagcagggagaagagaaacagccGTCTCCAGGTCAGGCAGAAACTGCCCCTCCGAAAGCAGAGTcacagaagaaggaagaaggcgAGAAATTAGAGTCTCAG GATcccaaaggaaacagagaaactgCGAAAGAGGAAGAACCGTCCAAAAGTTCTGGTGACAGCACAGTTACCAAAAcggaggaagagaagaagagcaAAGCACCCAAGAAGCAGAAGCTTGTCCATGAGATCACCATGGAACTGGATGTAAACGATGTGCCTGACCTGCTGGAGGATGAGCTGAAGAGCTCAATGAAAAA ACTCCAAGACTTGACGGTCAGGGACCtagagaaacaggaaagagaaaaatctgccaACAGCTTGGAGTCATTCATCTTTGAGACCCAG GACAAGCTTTACCAAGAGGAGTATCAGTTTGTCTCgacagaggagcagagagaagaaatttcCAGAAAGCTTAGCGAGGCTTCCAGTtggatggaggaggagggctATGCAGCCGCAACTAAG GAGCTGAAAGACAagctttcagagctgaaaaagcTTTGTAGGAACCTCTTCTTCCGCGttgaggagaggagaaagtggCCGGAACGCCTGGCTGCCCTGGAGAGTCTGCTCAACCACTCGACCATCTTTCTCAA GGGAGCCCGAATGATTCCAGAGTCTGACCAGATATTCACAGAAGTGGAACTGAGTACGCTGGAAAAAGCCATCAATGAAACAACG ATCTGGAAAAACGAGACTCTGGCTGAACAGAACAAGCTCTCTCCTACTGAGAAACCCGTCCTGCTGTCCAAAGATGTAGAGCTCAAGATAGCAGCCCTGGACAGGGAAGTGCAGTATCTTCTGAATAAGGCCAAGTttgcaaaacccaaacccaaaaaggagaacaccaccacaaaaaccGATTCAGGCAAGAATGCTACAGCAACCTCTGAGACCGAGAACACTATCCCTCCCACGGAGGGGAAACAAGAAG GCAAACCTGAGGATATTGGTCCAGCCAAGGAACCTCCGACAGCTGAGGAAGTAGCAATAGACGACGTGCCTGGATCAGACTCGG GGtccaaaaaagagaagaagacagaagctggaggagaaagcaggaaaaacgATGAGTTATAA